The sequence CAGTGGCAAAGCACTCCAAGAGAAGAGTTACGCACTCTTTAAAGAGCTTGGCAAAGCCTTCTATGGAAAGACCACGCTCATCTCCGTGGGGGGAATCGATTCGGGTAGAGAGGCCTATCGACGCATCAAGGCAGGCGCTAGCCTTGTTCAAATCTACTCGGCGATGATTTTCAAAGGCCCTTTTATTTGCCAAAAAATCAATGAGGAGCTTTTAGAGTGCCTCAAAGAGGAGGGTTACTCTCACCTCACTCAAGCTATCGGATCGGATCTGAACGCGTGAAGATTCTCCTTTGGTTTTCTATCTTCCTTTCAGGAGTTTTAATGGGAAATTCACTCCCCGCCTATCATGAGCAGACCCTTCAAAATGGTCTAAAAGTTGTCGCCATTCCCCTTCATAACGGCACGGGAGTCATCACGACAGATATCTTCTACAAAGTGGGAAGCCGCAACGAAACAATGGGCAAGAGTGGAATCGCCCATATGCTGGAACACCTCAACTTCAAATCGACTAAGAATCTCAAGGCAGGTGAGTTTGATGAGATTGTCAAGCGCTTTGGCGGCATGACCAACGCCTCCACGGGATTTGACTACACCCACTACTACATCAAATCAAGCGAACTCAACCTAGAGAAATCTTTGGAGCTTTTTGGAGAGTTGATGGAGCACCTCTCACTCCAAGATGAGGAGTTCCAGCCTGAACGCAATGTGGTCGCCGAGGAGCGCCTCTGGAGAACCGACAACAACCCAATGGGCTATCTCTACTTCCGCCTTTTTAACAGTGCCTATGTCTACCACCCCTACCACTGGACGCCCATTGGCTTCATGGAGGACATTAAAAACTGGAGCATCGAAGACATTCACGCCTTTCACAAGACCTACTACCAGCCCCAAAACGCTATCATCATCGTAGCAGGTGACATTGAGCCTGAGCGCGTTTTTCAGGCAGCCAAGGAGCGTTTTGAGAGGATAGAGAATTGTTGCGAGATTCCCAAAGTGCACACTCTAGAGCCCAAACAAGACGGGGCAAGACGCGTCATTGTCAAAAAAGAGAGCGAAGTGGAGATGCTGGCCCTCGCCTACAAGATTCCTCCTTTCACCCACGAAGATCAGGTGGCACTAAGCGCCATCAGCGAGATTCTAAGCAGTGGCAAGAGCAGTCGATTGCAACGAAACCTCATCGACAAAAAACGCCTCGCCAATCAGGTCTATGCCTACAGTATGGACTTGGTGGATGAGGGGGTCTTTCTCTTCATGGGAATCGCCAATGAAGGAGTGAGCGGCGAAGCGCTAGAGAAGGAGCTCCTCAAGCAGATTGAGAAGATCAAAGAGGGCAAAATCAAAGAGAGTGAAATTGAGAAGATCAAAATCAATGTCAAAGCCGATTTTATCTTCCAGCTTGAGAGCAGTAGCAGCGTTGCAAGCCTCTTTGGAAGCTATCTCGCTAGAGGCGATCTATCGCCATTATTGGAGTTTGAAGAAAAATTCTCTACACTTACAAAAGAGAAGATTATCGAAGTGGCGAATCGCTACTTCCAGCCTGATAATTCCACCACACTCATTCTCAAAAAATAGGGGAGGCCCTCTTCATGAATACTGTAACGGGTGCGATGAGCGCCCTAATCACGCCCTTTAGAAATGGG comes from Wolinella succinogenes DSM 1740 and encodes:
- a CDS encoding M16 family metallopeptidase encodes the protein MGNSLPAYHEQTLQNGLKVVAIPLHNGTGVITTDIFYKVGSRNETMGKSGIAHMLEHLNFKSTKNLKAGEFDEIVKRFGGMTNASTGFDYTHYYIKSSELNLEKSLELFGELMEHLSLQDEEFQPERNVVAEERLWRTDNNPMGYLYFRLFNSAYVYHPYHWTPIGFMEDIKNWSIEDIHAFHKTYYQPQNAIIIVAGDIEPERVFQAAKERFERIENCCEIPKVHTLEPKQDGARRVIVKKESEVEMLALAYKIPPFTHEDQVALSAISEILSSGKSSRLQRNLIDKKRLANQVYAYSMDLVDEGVFLFMGIANEGVSGEALEKELLKQIEKIKEGKIKESEIEKIKINVKADFIFQLESSSSVASLFGSYLARGDLSPLLEFEEKFSTLTKEKIIEVANRYFQPDNSTTLILKK